CGGCCGCACCTCGAGGGAGAGATGCGGCCGTCGTTCATCTGCCGGCCGGCGGATCAGTGGTTCGAGCGGACCGAGACGGACTGCTCGTACCCCATGGTCGATGCGATGCCATCGATCAGCCCGGCGGCGTAACGGGCGGCCTGCGTCGCACGCAGCACGTAGTCGTCCCACTCGCGGTTCCCGGAGGTGGACACGAGGTGGCTCTCCATCAGCTCTCCCTGCGGGCCGACCACCACGTGGATGCGGATCCCGCTGGGCGGCGTCATGTTCTCGAACGCGGGCAGGATCACGTGGATGCGCTCCAGGCCCAGCGGTTTGCAGACCTCCGAGCTGCCCATCCGCACCACCGGGCCGGCCGCCGGGAACTGCACCAGCATGCGGAAGCTGCGCTCCTCCGTGCCCGGCTTGAGCGACGCCCGGACCAGCGAGGCGAGGCGGTCGGAGGTTCCCTCGGGCAGGAAGTAGTCGATGGGCACCACCCGGGTCACGCTGCCGCGGTTGTCGTAGACGATGGAGAGGAGGATGCGAGCGCTGTCGCCCTGCACGCGCATCTGCGCCGCGGCGCCGGTGAGGTCCGCCATGAGCGCGGCCGAGTCGGCCACCGAGCTCAAGGTAGGGATGCGGCCGGCGACGGTGCAGCCCGAGCGCGGCGGGGGACGGTTGCTGAGCAGCGCCTCGGCGCGCTTCTGCGCACGTGCGGCGGACGGGACGGCGGCGCAGGCGGCCACGAGCGCGAAACCCGATAGGGCGCGTCGGATGCGAAGGTGTGTCGGATGCAAGGTGTGGATCTCGGGGAAGGGGGAGCTACTCCCAGCAGTGAATTGGACATGCAATCGCTTCATGTAAAGAGAGCGGCAATTGCAGGAGCGTACTGCGCATGGAGGGCTGCAAGACTGGCGAAGCCACTGGTAAGTGTCGCTAACTCGGTGAGGAGAGCACGCATCGCAGCGCCGCGGCGATTCGGCTTGGGAGCGGCACCTTCGGAAGCCAATACGCTGAGGAGTTCGAGAACCTGATTTTTGCGGCCCGTGTCAACGTCCTCCAACTCGGCAAGTTTTTCAGTGAACGCGCGGAAGGCAGCGGCTCCTGGTTCATCTCCACCTGAGTGCATAGCACCAACGGCACTATCGACAGCACCGATGTATCCGGTGTTGAGAAGACCGACAGTGCTGTTGTTGATGTGAATGTTGTGCATGGTCACATCTCCGCTTTGAATGATAGTCCGCGGGTAGCGAGGAGGAAACCGTGGAGTGAGACCAGGCATCCCAGTCATCAAATCCATTTGCGCGCCGATGTGGTTGAGCATTCGTTCGCTGCGCTCTATTTCGCGATCCGTCATCTCTGAAATTTTGGATCGGCAATCGAGACAGACTGGAATTTGCTCACGTCCCATGAGCCACAAAGCAGGTTTAGAGCACTGGGAGCATCGCATAAAACACCTTGAACGAATTAGGCTGTAGATGTTTCGTCTAACCGCGTCTCCAAACTTAGGCGCGCCGGCAGTATTCACAAGTTCGCCGCACCCTTCCAGAATTGCAACCGGGAGTAGCGGGGCATGAGTCCGGATGCACGCGCGCGGAGGTCCTGCTATATTGCCGCCAGCGCGGCTCGGACGTTCGACCGAACGCGCGCACCGACACACATCCACCGAACCCAGACGACCGGAGCAGGGACGGCAATGGCCCTCGACGCATACCTCAAGGCGAACCGCCAGCGCAACCTGGACGAGCTGAACGAGTTCCTCCGCATCCCGAGCGTGAGCGCGAAGAGCGAGCACAATGCGGACACGGCCCGCGCGGCGGACTGGCTGGCCGGCCGCATGCGCGAGGCGGGGATGACGGCGGTGGAGGTGATCCCCACCGAGGGCCACCCCATCGTCCTCGGCGAGTGGCGCGGCGCCCCGGCGGGCGCGCCCACGGTGCTGCTGTACGGCCACTACGACGTGCAGCCGCCGGAGCCGCTGGACGAGTGGACCAGCGAGCCCTTCGAGCCCGAGGTGCGCGGCGACAAGCTTTTCGCCCGCGGCTCGGTGGACGACAAGGGCCAGGTGTACCTGCACCTCAAGGCCGTGCAGGCGCACATCGCCACCAGCGGCTCGCTGCCGGTGAACGTCGTCTTCGTCGTCGAAGGCGAGGAGGAGGTGGGCTCGCCCAACCTGGAGAAGTTCCTGGCCGCCAACTCCGAGCGCCTCCAGTGCGACGTGGTGATGATCTCCGACACCACCATGTTCGCGCCGGGCCTGCCGTCCATCACCATCGGCCTGCGCGGCCTGGCGTACATGGAGGTCCGCGTGCAGGGGCCGGCGGTGGACCTGCACTCCGGCGCGTACGGCGGCGCCGTGGTCAACCCCGCCAACGCCCTGGCGAAGATCATCGCCGGGCTGCACGACGACCAGGGCCGCGTGACGGTGCCCGGCTTCTACGACCGCGTGGTCTCGCTCACGGCCGAGCAGCGGGCGGGCATCGGCGAGCTGCCGTTCGAGGAGGAGGGGCTGCGGGAAGAGGTGGGCGCGGTGAAGCTGGGCGGCGAGGCGGGCTACGGCTCGCTGGAGCGCATCTGGGCGCGGCCCACGCTGGACGTGAACGGCCTGCTGAGCGGCTACACGGGCGAGGGCGCCAAGACGGTGCTGCCCGCGAAGGCCATGGCGAAGATCTCCATGCGGCTGGTGCCGGACCAGGACTACAAGGAGATCGAGAAGCTGTTCACCGCGCACGTCCGCTCCCTCGCGCCCGAAGGCGTGACAGTGGAGGTGGAGGCGCTGCACGGCGGGCAGCCGTGGTACTCCGAGCCGCAGGGCCCCATCTTCGGCGCGGCGGAGCGGGCGCTGGAGAAGGCCTTCGGCCGCAAGCCCGTCTTCATCCGCGAGGGCGGCTCCATCCCCATCGTGCAGGCGTTCCAGAAGCGCTTCGGCGTGCCGGCCGTGCTCATCGGCTTCGGGCTGCCGGGCGAGAACGCGCATGCGCCGAACGAGTGGATGAGCATCGACAACTTCCACCGCGGCTCCGAAGCCATCGCCTCCATGTACGACGAGCTGCGATGAGCTTCGACCCGGCGGCGGAGCGCGCCCCGGCGGCCGAGGCCGAGGCGCGCGCCTTCGTGGACGAGCACGTGGCGCGCCTGGCGCCCGTGCTGCGCGAGGCCAACGCGGCGGCGTGGGACGCGGCCGTGGGCACGGACGGCGACGCGCACGCCCGCTCCGCCCGCGCCCGTGCGGAGGTCAAGCGCCTGTACTCGCACGCGGGAGATGCGGGGCGTGTCCGCGCATGGCTCGCTTCCTCCCACGTGGCGGACGCGCTGCTCCGGCGGCAGCTGGTGCTGCTCGACCACGAGTACACGGCCAACCAGCTTCCGGAAGAGACCATCGAAGACCTGGTGCAACGCGCCTCCACGCTGGAGCGCGCCTTCCACACCTTCCGCAGCACGCTCGACGGCGAACGGGTGACGAACAACCAAGTCAACGACGTGCTGGCGGCGGAGATGGACGAGGGGCGCCGCCGCCGCGCGTGGGAGGCCAGCAAGCAGATCGGGCGCGAGGTGGCCGAGCCGCTGCGCGAGCTGGTGCGGCGGCGGAACGCGGCCGCACGGTCGCTGGGCTTCCGCGACCACTACG
This genomic window from Longimicrobiaceae bacterium contains:
- a CDS encoding dipeptidase, producing the protein MALDAYLKANRQRNLDELNEFLRIPSVSAKSEHNADTARAADWLAGRMREAGMTAVEVIPTEGHPIVLGEWRGAPAGAPTVLLYGHYDVQPPEPLDEWTSEPFEPEVRGDKLFARGSVDDKGQVYLHLKAVQAHIATSGSLPVNVVFVVEGEEEVGSPNLEKFLAANSERLQCDVVMISDTTMFAPGLPSITIGLRGLAYMEVRVQGPAVDLHSGAYGGAVVNPANALAKIIAGLHDDQGRVTVPGFYDRVVSLTAEQRAGIGELPFEEEGLREEVGAVKLGGEAGYGSLERIWARPTLDVNGLLSGYTGEGAKTVLPAKAMAKISMRLVPDQDYKEIEKLFTAHVRSLAPEGVTVEVEALHGGQPWYSEPQGPIFGAAERALEKAFGRKPVFIREGGSIPIVQAFQKRFGVPAVLIGFGLPGENAHAPNEWMSIDNFHRGSEAIASMYDELR